The sequence below is a genomic window from Anopheles cruzii chromosome 3, idAnoCruzAS_RS32_06, whole genome shotgun sequence.
CCGTACATTGCAACCCCAAATTCGGCGAAAAACGGAATTTCATTCCAATTGTTTGCGGTGAAAATGTGACCCCACTTCATCCGGCGTGCACAGCATAGCTTTCCGCTCTTTTATATCTCCGCCACATtgcaatgcacaaaatccgaCCAGAAACCCGAAAAATGGCCAAGCCAACCTTCCGGGCGCACAGGTAGAACActccgaaagaaaaaaaaacaattgttaacCGCTCCCTGGAACAAAGAGCGCTGCCCGGAAGCGAGACCGAAAGGATTTCAGCATAATGCGATAATAAaaagattaaatttaaaacccgGTTTCACGCCAAACGATAGAAACGGCACTCCGATGGACCCTTGCCGATTGGCTTGCCGATTCCTTTGCAGTCGCATATGTGAATCTCGGCGACCCTGCGGACTCGGTCGGTCCAGCCGGTGACTTGATCGTTGAGTTATGATTATCCGACAAAATCTCACAAATAAATTAAGATAAATGAAAAAGAGCTAGTCCACTGAGCGCCAGCTGTTACGTCAAGCTTGGAGTGTACCGTGCACCGAAAGGTGACTATAGATTCGGTTCGATCACCTTCGCATGTCTTCTGAAAAGGACTCGAAACCACTGGCCACTTTCAGCGCTTTTAAGAGTAGCTAAtcgtgttttatgtttttgataGCATGATTTAACGTAATAGCAGCTTAATGGGGGGGGCTGTAATTTTAAATCTGGTTGCAACGCTTTTTCTTTGATGCAGTTTTATGAAGCTATCTCCTGAGAACATTTCATCCAAGTGTTAATCAATGGAAATGAACGAAATTATCCCAAATTGTGCACCATTATCCCCTAGCATACCGTTCGAAACAACCTTATTCTTTCTCCAACGTATTCCACCGTAAATCAGGTAGCGTGGCCTAACACTTTAAGATGTGTTAGgttatgtttgaaaatttaaatgctCGTGAAAAGACGGATGATTGCGCCTGTCGCTGGCAGCAAACGCCCTTTAATGGATGAATCCAGCCGAGCGTCGAAGAGGATACGTTCGCTGATAATGTGTGTATCAAATCACTGCGCGCATAACATATCCACGCCAACAACACCCAAGCGCACTTCACCATGCGTAATTAACGTTCATAAACTGTCAGATTTTCGTTCCAGTGTGGCGCATTTCAAGTCGAGCTGAGCTGGCGATTGCTGCCAGTGTCACCGGTCACCTCCATGCGCTCCTTGCGGGGTCCGATCGACGAACGAAAAGCTGTAATCCCGTAAGCACACATAACCGCTTCTCAATTATGCACCTAAAGTGCATTTATTCCCTCGCACCAGACTCACTGCACTCGGTTCAAATCGGGCTTTAATGCCAACATTTGAgggttgttttttattttataagcGTTTTTTGCGCCCGTTTCACCGCTGCTTGACCATTAAAGGGGGCGCAGCCCAATGCACTTGCAATGCACAGAAATGCATCGGAACGATAACGCAAGCAAGCACACAGCCCGGACCCGGTCTGGCGACAACTGGggaaacaataatttattcaaaatgtaTTACCAACATGATTATCAACAAAAGCGGCTAGCTCGATCTCGTTCGTCCGCctcgccagccggccaggcaCTGACCATGACTGATGAACGTGTAAATTCAACTATTTGCTTTTCGATTAAACTCATCTAATAAACTTTCAAACCAGCGATGGCTATCACtgcagtgcgtgtgtgcgtgttgaaTTAAGGCCAGCAAATTGAAAATAGGGATCCGTATGTACGCCGCAAATATTTACACGAGACGATAGAGTTTGTTTGAGTAGAAAAGGCAAATTCACCACCGGGTTTGCTGAACAATTCATACTTTTTCCTAGTGTAAATACCGCTCACATTAACTCGCAAGCCCGCGGAATCCATCTGGACATCCCCTAAATTATACACGAACGACTGCGAATACTCGATCAATCTATTTTATGCTCTTGACGCCGTATTAGTCATGGTACTTGTCATGCAAATTGAACATAGCATACAAGCTCTGGAAGCTTATACAGTTTCAAtggcataaaaataatattctaATCACTTCGGTTACCCAATCTCAGTAATTTGTAATATTCATGTCAATATTTGCTTAATATGTACAGCGTGATCCAACACGATCCAtactattaaaatgttaaataacttcGCTATTTCTCACTCGATTgtgacaaataaacaagatttgTTTAGGGcatagaatgccgtttattaacaattcacgCAGAATAATGCAATaacgatcaaatgaccgcctccattaaacacaaaaagcggtcctgttttgggcatttttcatcgtattgacaacatttcggtaatagacaacgtaacagtagcaatttccgctgtgatgttagctttcacttcttcaatggtcttcggttggctggcataaaccttactcttcaaacGCTggccccacagaaagaagtgaGAAGAAATTGGGcattaataagcacgcacagttttcaaaGTTTTCACAGTTCAACAATcattttcaatgtacagcgCTACAATTTTGGGCCGCTGTTTTACCGCAAATTAATCCATCACAAAAACGGCATATACTGACGTTTCggaatcttgttcatttgtcgAAATTGACTGccaaatagcggagttatttaacattttaatagtaTGGACCGTGATGAATCACCCGGTAGTGCCGTGGGGCTCATGTTTGTTAATCGCATATAAACTCGCAAAAGGCGTCAAGGTCTATTAGTTTAACAGATACACAACTGTCACCAATCGGCCAACTAttgtttgtaaaataaaacaaatctaCTCTCTTGCAACCTTTTGTACTCCTTAAACTAACAAAGgcttaaaataataaaattagcCTTAAACTAATCAGTAAACTTACTGAAAATGTACCGTTGACAAATGGCAATTGTGTACCCTTATTGCGAAGGATTATTAAGCCGGTATGAGAAAGTTGAAAGAATGCATGACTATCGGGTATGGGCCATCCCATGTTTTATATTGTAGAACAATACTTTTCAAAAGTTTACAAAAGGCTGAAAGCACATCAATCTAATACCTTGGAGTATCCGTTGTTAAAATAGAGTATTTAATTTGCCATTTCAATCACTTATCTCACCCCAACATCGCCATCATTCTGTTAGTGTACGCAGAAGCGCAGAAGTTAAACGATCCTAAAATAGCTCACGATTGATCCAACAATAAAGTGCCACCCGTGGGACGATCGCCCACAGATGGAAGATACGATGGATACCCCGAGAGCCGGGCCATATACATAAGTCATAACGCTGCAACTGCACTAAGGTCGTACCACTTCAGAAGCCGCTTAAGACACTCACTCCCGAGTGCGCGGTGTGAAAGTTCCAGTAATTGCTTTCTAAACACGTTCTACCGAGCGAACGCCGGATCGACGGCTGGCAGGTTCCGCAACAACTAAACAACCGATCTGcacaccggatccggatccgccGGAGTGTGTACCAGAGGACCGTGTCCGTACGTCCGTGGCACTGCACGTCGTACAGGTCGGCCCGGTCGGCGTGCCGGCTGAAGTACAATTCTCAATTTAGGACACGTTCTGGCGATAAAATTGGTGAACATTTTCATCAGCTTGcataaatttgattaaatgAACTTCACTTTGTTGCCGGGTTTCTGTAGCCAAATTTGAGGCTACGAACCAGcgagccagccaaccagcctgccggccggccatcttTCACACAGAAGACGGATGAGATCTGGCCCCTGTCTGTCGGTCTTCTCCCCGGCGCTTGGGCTTCAGGTTTTGGGAGTTTTTTAAGTGTGTTGCTTCTGATCCGCTTCGTTGCGGGAAAATTTCTTTTTCACATTTGGCACGTGTTTTGGCCCGTTCCCGtcccgagccgggccgagttttgtattgttttttcttcgttcttaCTTGCATCGCGTAAAGCGGGATCCGGTGGCGGAAGGAACACCGTTCGCACCCGTCAAAAGACGCCGAGCAAGCAGAGAGACAAGCATCCGACAACCGGAATGCCGGACTCGTCCCGagtcggtcggaaaagttcAGCTGTCGAGCGAAATCCCCATCGCAACCGAATTACGAATGACCAGCAGCGCGTACTCGGGCCGAACGCGTCCCGCTGTCCACTGCACCCCCGCGGTATGCGTGAGGAAAGGGCGGAAAagaaccacaacaaaaaaccatcgGCCACAAACACGGTTTCCCCGAAAAGTGGGCCTCCGTCGGACGGTGTGGGCAGTATCATCATTTTCTGGGCTTTGGCAGTAATCTAATACATCATCTCATCACGTCCTtccttcgggcttcgggcctCGCCGCTCGTGGCAGGAAACCTTATCCCTGCCTTCACACGCGattccaccaccgccgccattggCCACTCGGCGTgagttggccattttggtgcTCCTGTTGGTCGATACGCCAGCGGGTTTTTTTACGCTCCCTCGTGTAACCGGAACGTCTCCGCGTTCGTTCCTACGAGAGACGATACGACGCTCCTCTTCGTTAATCCTGCGTTAGCGGCGGCTTCCGAGGAGACAAGCAGAGCCGCGGAGTCCGCGGAAGGCTGAGAAAGTGCGTGACCTGATTTACAATCAACGGTCTGAGCCCCGAGCATCGAACGAGGCTTCGTCCCAGCATACGCCCAACCGATTCGGCCCCAGCTGCCGGTGGTCCTGTAGAGAGACacagaaatagagagagagatagagcagGAAGGAGACAGCAAGAGAGACCGTTAGGTACagaatagaaaagaaaaccaaccaTCATACTTCCACCTACCGGCACTACCGGGCACCGCACATCAACACCGCAGATTAAAGTGGCAACGTTGTGTTGGCGAATCATCGGCAGAATGGAAAGATTACGGGATCAGCAGGATCCGCGGTGGGGGGAGGGACGGTGTAAATGGAATGTCATTCCGTTCCCGTCGCCGCTGTATTGGATGTGCTGCAAACACTattattaataaaaattgGCCATAATGAATATTCAATGAACCGCAGCCAACTCCGGACGTCTTCGGGAAAAAAGCGACAATATATTAAATTCGCATCCCTAGTCCCGATTCCAATCGGTTCCCGGGTCGGTTATTGGATTGGTCCGGTTTGGTGTGCGCCGAAATATTACTTTATCTTCCGACCCTGCCGTTCGATGACACCGCATCAATCGTTACCCATTTTTctatcgccgtcgtcgcgcaCCAcagaagcggaaaaaaaatGAGACTGTCCGACGTAATGAGTTTAAGAACCCAGAGGCTGTGCGTCCTGGTGCAGGACACCGACTGAGTTTCGACCGGTAATCACACTCACCATGTCCGTTATTTTCGATTGCATTTCGTTTAGCCATTGGAATAGCGTGCTCATTAAAACTTATTTCTTATTTCTTATAAACTTCGAAAACTTATGTTTTTCAATGTAATGAATCGCCGATTCGAAACGTACGAGAATTGAGAAAAATATTCGACAAGGTGCGGAAGGAAAATAACGAATTGGACGAAGAACGCCTTTGAAACCTTCCAAATCAATGTCTCCGAAACCATTAAAGTGTGGAGTGTTCCTCATTTTTTcctttcaaatgtttttattttatctggAATGTGTGTCAGCACAGAACCAAATTTTGGACAATTTCCTTAAAGCTAGCTCAAATGCCGGTCTCAAGAACGGGGTCCAAAATAGGAAACCATAAGTAAGAAAAGTGCAAACTTTCGGCCGAACCATCTCCTTACGATAGCATCCTTTCGGCACGGCCATGGCAATTGCCACCCCGAGCGTTGCGCACTTAATCCTTCTTTCTCGTTCGACTACACGAACCACCATAGTGTTCAAACAAGCGCGTTCCCGGAAAGACATAAAGGGTTATTTCGTTATTTCGAATCCTGGTAGGGAGCAtcgcgaaaccgaaacgaccAACGTACCTTCGCGTTCCCAGCTCCAGTTAAATGCTCTTCATGCCAACGCAGGCCATGGACCCCGTCTGCTCGGTACATATCGTACTTCATACAAATTcgaatttattcaaattggaTAAAGAAGAAACCCAACTTTTCGTCGTCGACCATCGTGGTCCACCCGCTGCCAGAGTGGTTCGGTGGGGTGATGGTTCAACCCTGCGTCTTGTTGCTTTCGGGGCGCGGGTGCTTTAGCTGAAGTTTGAACTTTCTTTCCCTGCGGCTAGCCGCACCCTTGCTGCCTGACCGGAGAAGTGGGAACGATGATCCACGTTTTCCACACTACTCGGGCCTACACTACAACATGCAACCCATTCACCCACGTTACGATTTGCATTTATTGGCGGTTTGCGAGGCGATGTCAATTTTAGTCTCAGCGAATTTTGCGAATACCCGAACGTCTGCTCAGAGTCGGCCTCGACGGTTTTCCGACCGGTGGCATTCTTTACTTTTATGCGAGTGCTACATTTGTTTCACTTATTGCAAAATAGGATTCCGTATCGCGTTTCACTGGTTCCACTGGTAGAATGCACATTACGATAATTCTATTGCGAATGTGTCGGCCGGTCCAAATCGATTTAGAAGCTTAAGCTTGAGTATTGGCTCTTCGAAACGAATTACCCAACGACACCGTAGGTTACGCCACGCTCGGTTGGTAAACATACCAGGGTACCAGAATGCCAGAAAAGTAAGAACAACGTGTGttgtttggtcaaagtttAGAAAAAAAGGGTCGAAGCAACAATACGTGAATGTGAAAAATGGATTATTTTCAATGCTTCAATGCATTGCAATTCCATAAGAAACACAGCAGAGTGTGTGTAAAACTATCGCGATATTTCGAATTAGTTACAAAGCACATTCACTGCTGCTCCAATTGTTATTTCATATTTATATAAATTAttgcaatatttcaaaaaatcattttattaTGCTCAATTCATTTCAATAATTCAAATCTTCAGACAAACAAGTAATTAGGACAGAAGCTCTGCGTAAACGCAACGCTTCCGACATCATTCTCACTACTTCGTTTCATCCTCAATGAATCTTCTCGAAGGTTTAAAACTTTAATTCATTCTCCATAGATTTGCGTTTAATACCAGATATGCCCTTGTAGCTGGCCGACTTTGATGCCTCCGCTGTAATTTCCTTGATTGCGATAACAACCTTTTTTGGTTCTGTCAAAAACCAAATCCACAACCGGCGTTTGTACAGTTCGAACTTTTTACTTTGCTGTGAAACGTAACAGAGATAAaaaggtttttgtttcaatctaCCAAATACGAATGTCCGGCATCAAGTATACCTTCGGTTCTTCAATATTTTGGACAAAGTCCTTGCGAAGATTTCGACAATCCCGCTCCAGCTGTCCCATAAAATAACTCAGAGCTTGAACTCGTTCTAAGTACTCCTGATCGTAGAACTGTGGGCAGCTCAGTGGGCCATCAAACACAAAACGCTGCAGCATTTGTTCCTGGTTAGTGctgaaaatataataaaatcaaagcGTTAGAGGACGGCATCGtttaatgaattaaatttcaattacagTGCATCCAGCATATCGTTGACTTTTTTCTGATATTTTCCGTTCGCAACTGACTCGCATTGTTTCGTGATCCGTTTGGATAAATTTGAGAAATGTTGCAAACACGTTTTGATGCCAGCAATTGACGTTTCATCGGTGGCCACATTGTCTCCAGTTGCCCGTACGAGCGCCGATAATCGCATAAGATAGTCGGAGTAGGCTTCCTCCAAGATTGCATTCTTTTCGACAAGCTTCATTGCATCGATGCGCTTGAAACACTTCTTCGACTCTCCGTTCATTTCGTCTGCGTTATCAAAACATTCACGCATCCTTTCCAAATCCAGCTGCATCAAAATCCAGAGTAATTCCGCATTCATCAGTTCCTTCGAGATGCTTGCATCCAATCGCTCAATGTACTCCAAGCGACTGATTGCCCGTTCCAGTTTAACACGATTGGTTTCGAAGAGCACCGATTCGATTTTCAGCTCGTTCATATGCTTTATGAGCATTTCCAGTTCGTTTTTGAGCAATTCTACGCGCAAAATATCCTGCTCATTAGCGTTTCTCAGTTCGACACACTTTTTCCTGCGACGCAAGATAAAATACTGTTATTGACATGATCGGAAACGGTGTCCTGCTTGGATCCGAACTTACTTCAAGACGGGAACCTTCATAGACACCCAGTTGGGATCCTGCAAACGATGGACGAGGTGTTTCACGCCAGCATACTCCCGTTTCGCCTCCAGCAACTTGAACTCTTCTGCATCTAGGCGCATTTTAATACTCTCCAGCTCACTGATGACATGAAAATTGTCATGCTCTTCGG
It includes:
- the LOC128273859 gene encoding augmin complex subunit dgt3, yielding MEDTSKVIEMVRKIVSIDPRRLWMIHDENFHAFFDWFAKIDDDNLITETLLKDYDEVRRSGTVYSEKDADAQLMELNKDYANILDYTDRDVEVLEQELEQLVEIEEQYEQLLEGAKETDMSLTKELCELERKQMEAQYMTEKSHSGCLDLANQLEDLYERTQQQFTDLHDCYLRRQNPPLFVYQMPIEQFDTKCDQFLKYLEMYVKKHFTVKRLDGSKLSEEHDNFHVISELESIKMRLDAEEFKLLEAKREYAGVKHLVHRLQDPNWVSMKVPVLKKKCVELRNANEQDILRVELLKNELEMLIKHMNELKIESVLFETNRVKLERAISRLEYIERLDASISKELMNAELLWILMQLDLERMRECFDNADEMNGESKKCFKRIDAMKLVEKNAILEEAYSDYLMRLSALVRATGDNVATDETSIAGIKTCLQHFSNLSKRITKQCESVANGKYQKKVNDMLDALTNQEQMLQRFVFDGPLSCPQFYDQEYLERVQALSYFMGQLERDCRNLRKDFVQNIEEPKQSKKFELYKRRLWIWFLTEPKKVVIAIKEITAEASKSASYKGISGIKRKSMENELKF